TTGTAACAACTATCTCATCCTTACTTTTACTTTTTTGAAGTTTTGCCCATAGGCGATTCCATCCGGTTTCCAACTCAACACCATCAATAGACAAATCTCCTTTTCGATAATCATAGATATTTTTTAGTTCGAAAAACAATTTTTTGTTTTTGTCGGTTAAATGAATCCATTCAGAAAAGAAATGCATTTCTTCTTCCGAAACGGTATTTTGTAAAACCCGAATGATTATTTCCTCTATATTAAAGTCCATCAATTACTTATTTCTTCTAATAATCAAAAAGACTCTACGGCCTTTATAGCGTCTTTTGATATATATACGGTTTAAGAACAAAAACTACGTATATAAATTACAAAAAATTAAATAATTTTCACAATAAAACAAAAAAAATGGAGAGAAGTAAAGGCATTAAATTATCACGAATTATTTTCAAAGCTTTATAAACTTGTGTTTCTACGGTTCTTACGGAGATATTTAAATCTTTAGCAATTCTGGCATGTTTTTCTTCTTCAAGGTAAGCTTTAATAAAAATTCTTTTACATTGTGGGGGAAGTCTCTCTATTTCATCATAGACAGCATTGATTTTCTCATTAAATAAAATATCTTCGTTTAAATCATACCATCTTAATTCTTCAATCTTCAGTTCTGCCTGAATCCTTGACACATAAGTCTCTTCAACTTTAAGATGCTCCAGATAATCGAGACAGGCATTTCTTACCATGCGGAAAAGGTAAGCCTTTATTCCGTTTTCATTAAACTTCTCTGAATTTTGGTGATAAAACTTAAGAAACACATCATGTACAATATCTTCAGCTGTGAAGTTATCGACAAACTTTCTGGCAAAGGCGATTAACTGAGGAGCCTGTTGCAGGTAAATTTTTTTTACTTGCTTTTCATCGCCACAGGGTATCATATCTCTTAATCGACCGTTTTGCAATTCAGGTATTTCCTGTTTTAAGGCTCGTATTCCCCGCTCATCACCTCTTTTACGGCTTTTAAATAGCCAAATCCATTCTGCATATCAGGCAGGAGATAGCTCCCCTCCACCCATTCATTCCAGGCATTTATGGTAATGAGTTTCGTTTGTTCAGGATGACTATCAGCATACTTCTTAGCTTGATACAACAAAGCTGCGAAGCTTTCGGGGGTGTTGTGGTAAT
This portion of the Petrimonas sulfuriphila genome encodes:
- a CDS encoding RNA polymerase sigma-70 factor, with the protein product MQNGRLRDMIPCGDEKQVKKIYLQQAPQLIAFARKFVDNFTAEDIVHDVFLKFYHQNSEKFNENGIKAYLFRMVRNACLDYLEHLKVEETYVSRIQAELKIEELRWYDLNEDILFNEKINAVYDEIERLPPQCKRIFIKAYLEEEKHARIAKDLNISVRTVETQVYKALKIIRDNLMPLLLSIFFVLL